A window of the Nitrosopumilus ureiphilus genome harbors these coding sequences:
- a CDS encoding PQQ-dependent sugar dehydrogenase: protein MQTPMKEIIFVIFLFTIPTAFAQEYQELGVKVETVADNLTIPWSIDWLPDGTILFTERNGHLRIIQNGELLEEPLLSLGVGGVEGGMLGITVDPKFEENNFIYLYYTYNEFLSTINKLVRFQFVDGILTEDKILLDGIPGGPFHDGGRIQFGPDGKLYITTGEAGDPKLAQDLNSLGGKILRINSDGTIPVDNPWRNSPIYSIGHRNPQGIDWDESGNLVATEHGPSGWRGIAHDEINVIIPGTNYGWPDIIGDETAEGLQNPILHTGDDTWAPSGAEFYYGDKIPEWTGKYFIATLRGSHLHMVEFDLENNLVLSHEKLFQDEFGRLRDVQTGPDGLLYILTSNQDGRGFPNPNDDKILRITPINEINSFEECVESGNPVMELYPRQCGTEDGKHFVEMISKIPEWIKKTAKWWSLNQISDEDYSSGLQYLIEKDIITIPFGTTSEGDSEEQLPSWLRKDAGWWSQGLISDEEYFKSIRWMINNEFIKI, encoded by the coding sequence ATGCAAACTCCAATGAAAGAGATAATTTTTGTTATTTTTTTGTTTACAATTCCTACAGCATTTGCTCAAGAGTATCAAGAGTTGGGAGTTAAAGTGGAAACAGTAGCTGACAACCTCACTATTCCATGGAGTATTGATTGGTTACCTGATGGAACTATATTATTTACAGAAAGAAACGGACACCTCAGGATAATTCAAAATGGGGAATTGTTAGAAGAACCATTACTGTCACTTGGAGTTGGAGGAGTAGAAGGTGGAATGCTAGGAATTACAGTGGATCCAAAATTTGAAGAAAATAATTTCATCTATCTCTATTATACATACAATGAATTTTTATCAACAATAAACAAACTTGTTCGATTTCAATTTGTAGATGGAATACTAACAGAAGATAAAATATTACTTGATGGAATTCCTGGTGGACCATTTCATGATGGTGGAAGAATTCAGTTTGGACCAGATGGGAAATTATACATCACAACAGGAGAAGCTGGAGATCCAAAATTAGCACAAGATTTGAATTCGTTGGGAGGAAAGATTCTCAGAATTAATTCTGATGGAACAATACCGGTAGATAACCCATGGAGGAATTCTCCAATTTATTCAATAGGTCATAGAAATCCTCAAGGAATTGATTGGGACGAATCTGGAAATCTGGTTGCAACAGAGCACGGTCCATCAGGATGGAGGGGAATAGCACATGATGAAATCAATGTGATAATTCCAGGAACAAATTATGGATGGCCCGACATAATTGGTGATGAGACAGCAGAAGGTTTGCAAAATCCAATCTTGCATACAGGTGATGATACATGGGCACCATCAGGTGCAGAATTCTACTATGGAGACAAAATTCCTGAATGGACTGGAAAATATTTTATTGCAACACTCAGAGGGAGTCATCTGCATATGGTAGAATTTGATCTGGAAAATAATTTGGTGTTGTCCCACGAAAAACTATTCCAAGATGAATTTGGAAGACTGCGAGATGTGCAAACAGGACCTGATGGATTATTGTATATTCTTACAAGCAATCAGGATGGCAGAGGATTCCCAAATCCGAATGATGATAAAATTCTCAGGATCACACCAATAAATGAAATCAATAGTTTTGAGGAGTGTGTTGAATCTGGAAATCCCGTAATGGAACTATATCCAAGGCAGTGTGGAACTGAGGACGGCAAACATTTCGTGGAAATGATTTCTAAAATTCCTGAATGGATTAAAAAAACTGCAAAGTGGTGGTCATTAAATCAAATTTCAGATGAGGACTATTCATCAGGTCTTCAATATCTTATAGAAAAGGATATCATCACAATTCCATTTGGAACAACATCTGAAGGAGATTCAGAAGAACAATTACCATCATGGTTACGAAAAGATGCAGGATGGTGGAGTCAGGGGCTAATATCAGATGAAGAGTATTTCAAAAGCATTCGATGGATGATAAATAATGAATTTATCAAAATCTAG
- a CDS encoding DUF6659 family protein, translating into MSEEKFSIENIKNKIKDILAEPEIRYCGLIDCEGELIAGDFKDGVVPFENDARRRQTFQELAHRVANRKGFDANLGRVKYSSSRREKVVMMSFPFGRYILMIIAEPSVNIDRLAWKIIYKLEHQWSEFHGL; encoded by the coding sequence ATGTCTGAGGAGAAATTTTCAATTGAAAATATCAAAAATAAAATCAAAGATATTTTGGCCGAACCTGAAATTCGATATTGTGGTTTGATTGATTGCGAGGGGGAATTAATTGCAGGCGATTTTAAGGACGGCGTTGTTCCTTTTGAAAATGATGCAAGACGAAGGCAGACATTTCAAGAATTAGCACACAGAGTTGCAAATAGAAAAGGGTTTGATGCCAATTTGGGCAGAGTCAAATACTCTTCTTCTAGGAGAGAAAAGGTTGTGATGATGAGTTTTCCTTTTGGAAGATACATCTTAATGATTATTGCAGAACCAAGTGTAAACATCGATAGGCTTGCTTGGAAAATAATTTACAAGCTAGAGCACCAGTGGTCTGAATTTCATGGATTGTAA
- a CDS encoding uracil-DNA glycosylase, protein MESIKSLNKKIACCKKCPRLSTYIRDVAKNKIRRFKDEKYYGKPLSGFGDVNAKLLIVGLAPAAHGGNRTGRMFTGDSSGDWLAKVMHKHGFASIPTSQNINDGMFLKNAYITAAVRCAPPQNKPTREEMDMCFGFLEQERKILKNITTVLCLGKIAYDATCKLYNVKPEKFGHNKLFQHDAIWILTSYHPSRQNTQTGRLTWIQWSAVFAKAKKLTLI, encoded by the coding sequence TTGGAGTCAATAAAGTCACTAAACAAAAAGATTGCATGCTGTAAAAAATGTCCAAGATTATCTACATACATCAGAGATGTTGCAAAAAACAAGATAAGACGATTCAAGGATGAGAAATATTATGGTAAACCACTCTCAGGATTTGGCGATGTCAATGCCAAATTACTCATTGTAGGTTTGGCTCCAGCTGCACACGGGGGAAATAGAACAGGGAGAATGTTCACAGGGGATTCATCAGGGGACTGGCTGGCAAAAGTAATGCATAAACATGGATTTGCATCAATACCTACTAGTCAGAACATTAATGATGGAATGTTCCTCAAAAATGCATACATTACTGCAGCAGTTAGGTGTGCACCACCTCAAAACAAACCAACCCGAGAGGAGATGGACATGTGTTTTGGATTCTTGGAACAGGAAAGAAAGATTCTAAAAAACATCACAACAGTTCTTTGTCTTGGAAAAATAGCATATGATGCTACTTGTAAATTATATAACGTAAAACCTGAAAAATTTGGGCACAATAAACTATTTCAACATGATGCAATTTGGATCCTCACATCATATCACCCTTCAAGGCAAAATACACAGACTGGACGATTAACTTGGATACAATGGTCTGCAGTGTTTGCAAAGGCCAAAAAATTAACTCTGATTTGA
- a CDS encoding ABC transporter substrate-binding protein has protein sequence MKSTQLLSVVFSLIMFTGVTAGSTAFADSDDLEDLVENFCEMSVEQQSDFFTDYPDMVEYDEKLSTICDIADEDEREDALDDFILDVVLAREDVDDDMEDLKDEFDEFEDEANEDDAKVKDDRDETDDKDDKYGRHADLDDRLEHFCDMTTDEKRQFFEDHPRLEQFSDRLANYCDLSGDEREDAIDKFIAEHKDVIRDYMKEKIHDKVTDKMTDIRMNYDRFCSMSESDRAAEITDVAKLDRISKWCNMTPEEREDYKKEHHDDIKDKVSDRIRMSDMSPRLKAMIMDKHDISDEKREEIKMKYREKHGELTDERKSELNMKFKDHMTKIKIKMSDERRSAIHDRLADMKAFKAELRERASEMTDDEKQQLREEFIQKAKDMQLAWISPRTQITAGIDAAEVECREGFSLVMKASNGIPMCLKADTALKMIDRGLVVPAN, from the coding sequence ATGAAAAGTACACAACTTCTAAGCGTTGTTTTTTCACTGATCATGTTTACTGGAGTAACTGCAGGTAGTACCGCATTTGCTGATAGTGATGATCTTGAAGATTTAGTAGAAAACTTTTGTGAAATGAGCGTCGAGCAACAAAGCGACTTTTTCACTGATTATCCAGATATGGTAGAATACGATGAAAAACTTTCTACAATTTGTGATATAGCAGATGAAGATGAACGCGAAGATGCACTTGATGATTTCATTTTAGATGTTGTTCTAGCTAGAGAAGATGTTGACGACGACATGGAAGATCTCAAAGACGAATTTGATGAATTCGAAGATGAGGCTAATGAAGATGATGCTAAAGTAAAAGATGATAGAGACGAAACTGACGACAAAGATGACAAATATGGCAGACATGCAGACCTTGATGATAGACTAGAGCACTTCTGTGATATGACTACCGATGAAAAACGTCAATTCTTTGAAGACCATCCAAGACTTGAACAATTTTCTGACAGATTAGCAAACTATTGTGATTTGTCTGGAGATGAAAGAGAAGACGCAATTGACAAATTTATTGCAGAACATAAAGATGTCATCCGTGATTACATGAAAGAGAAAATTCATGATAAAGTCACAGACAAAATGACTGACATCCGAATGAACTATGATAGATTTTGTTCAATGTCCGAATCTGACAGAGCAGCAGAAATTACCGATGTTGCAAAACTTGATAGAATCTCAAAATGGTGTAATATGACACCTGAAGAAAGAGAAGACTACAAGAAAGAGCATCATGATGACATCAAAGACAAGGTTTCTGATAGAATTAGAATGTCTGACATGTCTCCACGACTCAAGGCTATGATCATGGACAAACATGACATTTCTGATGAGAAACGTGAAGAAATCAAGATGAAATACAGAGAAAAACACGGTGAACTAACTGATGAGCGAAAATCAGAACTAAATATGAAGTTCAAAGATCACATGACAAAAATCAAAATCAAAATGTCTGATGAGCGAAGATCTGCAATCCATGACAGATTAGCTGACATGAAAGCATTCAAAGCCGAACTTCGTGAGCGAGCATCTGAAATGACAGACGATGAAAAACAACAACTTAGAGAAGAATTCATTCAAAAGGCAAAAGACATGCAATTAGCATGGATTTCCCCACGTACACAAATTACTGCCGGCATTGATGCTGCAGAAGTTGAGTGCCGTGAAGGATTCAGTCTTGTAATGAAAGCATCAAACGGAATACCAATGTGTCTCAAAGCAGACACTGCTCTTAAGATGATAGATAGAGGACTAGTAGTTCCTGCTAACTAA
- a CDS encoding aldo/keto reductase: MPIERITLAKDLEICRILNGMWQVAGGHGQIDKDLAIVDMIEYHNSGFTTWDLADIYGPAELLVGEFREKIDKTQSQALTKFVPNPGPMSNSIVTHYIEQSLKKMNTDCIDLLQFHWWDYNDSSYLDALHHLSKLQSEQKIKHLGLTNFDTERVKIMIENGFQIVSNQIQFSILDQRPEKLMTPFFAKNGIKILTYGTLLGGFFSEKYLGLDEPHRGKLTTYSLQKYKNMIDIWGGWELFQELLCSMDKIAKKHQCSIANVATRFVLDKPQVAGVIIGARLGIANHRNDNAKVFDVKLDKEDISLINSITAKSNDLFETIGDCGDEYR; this comes from the coding sequence GTGCCAATTGAGAGAATTACTCTTGCAAAAGATTTGGAAATTTGTAGAATTCTAAATGGAATGTGGCAAGTTGCAGGAGGCCATGGTCAGATTGACAAGGATTTGGCAATTGTAGATATGATAGAATATCATAATTCAGGATTTACAACTTGGGATTTGGCAGACATTTATGGCCCTGCAGAATTATTGGTTGGAGAATTTAGGGAAAAAATAGACAAGACTCAATCACAAGCACTAACTAAATTTGTTCCAAATCCTGGTCCAATGAGCAATAGTATTGTTACCCATTATATTGAGCAATCATTAAAAAAAATGAATACTGATTGTATTGATCTTCTCCAATTTCACTGGTGGGATTATAATGATTCTAGCTATCTTGATGCACTCCATCACTTATCTAAATTGCAAAGCGAACAAAAAATAAAACATCTGGGATTGACAAACTTTGATACTGAGCGAGTTAAAATAATGATTGAGAATGGATTTCAAATAGTGTCAAACCAAATTCAGTTTTCTATTTTGGATCAAAGACCAGAAAAACTCATGACTCCATTTTTTGCAAAAAATGGAATAAAGATTCTAACATACGGGACATTGCTTGGAGGATTCTTTTCTGAAAAATATTTGGGCTTAGATGAACCACATAGAGGAAAATTAACAACTTATAGTCTGCAAAAATACAAGAACATGATCGATATTTGGGGAGGATGGGAGTTATTTCAAGAATTACTTTGCAGTATGGATAAAATTGCAAAAAAGCACCAATGCAGTATTGCAAACGTAGCTACTCGATTTGTATTGGACAAACCTCAAGTTGCAGGAGTAATTATTGGAGCAAGACTTGGAATTGCTAACCACAGAAATGATAATGCCAAAGTTTTTGATGTGAAATTAGATAAAGAAGATATTTCATTGATTAATTCAATTACTGCAAAATCAAATGATTTGTTTGAGACAATTGGGGATTGCGGTGACGAATACAGATAG
- the hisS gene encoding histidine--tRNA ligase, giving the protein MELPRGMKDFEGAENANIEHIRYHFKQLSNLYGFSFMDPSPIELLSTLETKSGPGIRDEIYYFKDKGDREVALRFDFTMGLTRYAASQKSMKLPAKLSSFGGVFRYDEPQKGRYRYFHQWDIEVYGKPSIESEAEIIELTSRLFDSLLLKGITIDINHRSLVESYINKIFNSKDPELVADILRAVDKIAKKQKDEILKEFQAKGYETEKMEKILEFSQIKGTISEVEKTFDTKQLESWDDLKQLFDSLENRGVSNVRINFGIVRGLDYYSGTVFEVFDKNSTLGALAGGGRYDTLTKAFGREDIGATGVAGGVERIILTMQEQKIIPEVLQKRVAVMYVNDEMQKVAHSIASLLRLNNIPTDIDLAGRNLKKQMDIANNAKFSIIVGPDELEEGNVVLKDMVNGTEGTIPLETLTDDPKSILNLEKP; this is encoded by the coding sequence TTGGAACTACCACGAGGAATGAAAGATTTTGAGGGTGCAGAAAATGCAAACATTGAGCACATCCGGTATCATTTCAAACAACTATCAAATCTGTATGGATTTTCATTTATGGATCCATCCCCAATTGAATTACTGTCAACTTTAGAGACAAAGTCAGGTCCAGGAATTAGAGATGAAATTTACTATTTTAAAGATAAAGGAGACAGAGAAGTTGCATTGAGATTTGATTTTACAATGGGGTTAACAAGATACGCTGCTTCCCAAAAATCCATGAAACTACCAGCAAAACTCTCAAGTTTTGGTGGTGTATTCAGATATGATGAACCACAAAAGGGCAGATATCGATACTTTCATCAATGGGATATCGAAGTGTATGGGAAACCATCCATTGAATCAGAGGCTGAAATCATCGAGCTGACATCTAGATTATTTGATTCACTTTTACTCAAAGGAATTACAATTGACATCAATCATAGAAGTCTAGTAGAGTCTTACATTAACAAAATTTTCAATTCAAAAGATCCAGAATTAGTAGCTGATATTTTAAGAGCAGTAGATAAAATTGCAAAAAAACAAAAAGACGAAATCCTAAAAGAATTTCAAGCAAAAGGATACGAAACAGAAAAGATGGAAAAGATTCTAGAGTTCTCACAAATTAAAGGAACAATTTCAGAAGTTGAAAAAACATTTGATACTAAACAGCTAGAATCATGGGATGATCTAAAACAACTATTTGATTCACTTGAGAATAGAGGTGTATCTAATGTTAGAATTAATTTTGGTATAGTTAGAGGGTTGGATTACTATTCAGGAACTGTCTTTGAAGTCTTTGATAAAAATTCTACATTGGGAGCATTAGCTGGTGGTGGAAGATATGATACACTAACTAAAGCATTCGGTAGAGAAGATATTGGTGCAACTGGAGTTGCAGGTGGGGTTGAGAGAATTATTCTTACAATGCAAGAGCAAAAAATAATTCCAGAAGTTTTACAAAAACGAGTTGCAGTGATGTATGTCAATGACGAGATGCAAAAAGTTGCTCATTCAATTGCTTCATTATTAAGACTCAATAACATTCCAACTGACATTGACTTGGCAGGAAGAAACCTGAAAAAACAAATGGATATTGCAAACAATGCCAAGTTCTCAATTATAGTGGGACCTGATGAACTTGAAGAAGGAAATGTTGTACTCAAAGATATGGTTAATGGAACTGAAGGAACTATTCCACTAGAGACATTAACTGATGATCCAAAATCCATTCTTAATTTAGAAAAGCCCTAG
- a CDS encoding translation initiation factor IF-6: MDIIKYDVYRGPNIGVYTKVNDSVILLPMGYAQSKAEKLAKYLDVEYLFMSIANTRLIGALCVMNNKGILIPKTAYQDEFDFLKNETGLEVGVLDSKLSALGNVICTNDKGAVVSPWLSSQDCKNISDVLEVEVIQKKIAGFNQTGAVMVANNSGAAIHPEADEEDMKTFSNLLGVKIEQCSINNGIPYVASGILANNHSIVVGSLTTGPEIMMLTRAFLN, from the coding sequence ATGGATATTATCAAGTACGATGTATATCGTGGGCCAAACATTGGAGTTTACACTAAAGTAAATGATAGTGTAATTTTACTTCCGATGGGATATGCACAATCGAAAGCAGAAAAACTTGCAAAATATCTTGATGTAGAATATCTATTCATGTCAATTGCAAACACAAGACTGATTGGGGCATTATGTGTAATGAATAACAAAGGAATACTAATTCCAAAAACGGCATACCAAGATGAATTTGATTTTCTCAAAAATGAAACAGGGTTAGAGGTAGGTGTTCTTGATTCAAAATTATCTGCCTTAGGAAATGTAATTTGTACCAATGATAAAGGAGCAGTTGTATCTCCATGGTTATCATCTCAAGACTGTAAAAATATTTCAGATGTTTTGGAAGTAGAGGTAATTCAGAAAAAAATTGCGGGTTTTAATCAAACAGGAGCTGTAATGGTTGCCAATAATTCTGGTGCGGCCATTCATCCAGAAGCTGATGAGGAGGACATGAAGACATTTTCCAATTTATTAGGCGTAAAAATTGAGCAGTGCTCCATAAATAATGGAATCCCATATGTTGCATCAGGAATTCTGGCAAATAATCATTCTATTGTTGTAGGATCATTAACTACTGGTCCTGAAATTATGATGTTAACTAGGGCTTTTCTAAATTAA
- a CDS encoding 4Fe-4S dicluster domain-containing protein, translating to MPIAENFPEGLKPIGKINLDDGNFHIMWGPGKEKNTDGSQAEMFADSDVVAAYAARGEEQVPLGVSGTMVAVDWDSCVADGACIEACPVQVFQWYRTEKDVPAKDVVGQTFNGTGSNVKDERKDLTDKADPIREHDCIWCMACVSVCPPQAIKVDQSNVEKHESAAKTL from the coding sequence ATGCCAATAGCAGAAAATTTCCCTGAAGGTCTAAAGCCAATTGGAAAAATAAATCTCGATGATGGAAATTTCCATATCATGTGGGGTCCAGGCAAAGAAAAAAACACTGATGGCTCACAAGCTGAAATGTTTGCAGATTCAGACGTAGTTGCCGCGTATGCTGCAAGAGGAGAAGAACAAGTTCCCCTTGGTGTAAGTGGTACAATGGTCGCAGTCGATTGGGATTCATGTGTTGCAGATGGTGCATGTATTGAAGCATGTCCAGTACAAGTATTCCAATGGTACAGAACTGAAAAGGACGTTCCAGCCAAAGATGTTGTTGGTCAAACTTTTAACGGAACTGGAAGCAATGTCAAAGATGAACGAAAAGATCTAACTGACAAAGCAGATCCAATCAGAGAACATGATTGTATTTGGTGTATGGCATGTGTATCTGTTTGTCCACCACAAGCAATCAAAGTTGATCAGTCAAATGTTGAAAAACATGAATCTGCAGCCAAAACTCTTTAG
- a CDS encoding 4Fe-4S dicluster domain-containing protein, giving the protein MAELVIPEDFCVDKEPKGKTSHADGENFHWIWGDGNPDGAAFKNDDVKAAYEARGEKQVPLGIHGTTVAVDWDSCVAAGACMSVCPVQTFQWYRTEKDIPADKCLGETFDGTGLTEQDERLDYTDKSQPIREHDCTVCMACQEICPEGAIRIESANQEWHEKAAGTYVLMKSGSENPHAHD; this is encoded by the coding sequence ATGGCAGAATTAGTTATACCAGAAGATTTCTGTGTTGATAAAGAACCAAAGGGAAAGACTAGTCATGCAGATGGCGAAAACTTTCATTGGATCTGGGGAGATGGAAATCCAGATGGTGCAGCATTCAAAAACGACGACGTAAAGGCAGCTTATGAAGCAAGAGGAGAAAAACAAGTTCCTCTTGGAATTCATGGAACAACTGTCGCAGTCGATTGGGATTCATGTGTTGCAGCAGGTGCATGCATGAGTGTATGCCCAGTTCAAACATTCCAATGGTACAGAACTGAAAAAGATATTCCAGCAGACAAATGTCTTGGTGAAACTTTTGATGGAACTGGCCTTACAGAACAAGATGAAAGATTAGACTATACAGACAAATCACAACCAATCAGAGAGCATGATTGTACTGTTTGCATGGCATGTCAAGAAATCTGTCCTGAAGGAGCTATTCGAATTGAATCAGCTAATCAAGAATGGCACGAGAAAGCAGCCGGTACATATGTACTTATGAAATCTGGCTCAGAAAACCCACACGCACACGATTAA
- a CDS encoding replication factor C small subunit, with product MFGSGMWVEKYRPTKLSEIVNQTEIIGSLEALIKDPTDMPHLMFSGSAGVGKTTAALCIANQILGKNFKDYTLELNASDERGIGMVREKVKKFSRFAGMGEVPFKIIILDEADEMTADAQTALRRIIEDTAKICRFIFIANNISKIIDPIQSRCATFKFTTIPEEDLIKRLEEIAKNEKIKFDKKGLKAIYDYSEGDMRHAINLMQATASLGGITEEHVKGSAGLTKTSDVDEVLKIALSGKIAEARERMIELIKVYGMSESDFLKYLNSAVFKSKHEKLSDILEIIAKYDYRVLVGANSEIQLSAMLAELGKIEN from the coding sequence ATGTTTGGAAGTGGTATGTGGGTAGAAAAGTATCGGCCAACAAAGCTCTCAGAGATTGTAAATCAAACTGAGATTATTGGTAGTTTGGAGGCATTAATCAAAGATCCAACAGATATGCCACATCTGATGTTTTCAGGTTCTGCAGGAGTTGGAAAGACAACTGCTGCATTATGCATTGCAAATCAAATCTTGGGGAAAAATTTCAAAGATTATACACTTGAGCTAAACGCATCTGATGAAAGAGGAATTGGCATGGTCAGAGAAAAAGTTAAGAAATTTTCAAGATTTGCTGGAATGGGAGAGGTTCCATTCAAGATTATCATCTTAGATGAAGCAGATGAGATGACTGCAGATGCTCAAACAGCACTAAGAAGAATTATTGAAGACACTGCAAAAATTTGCAGATTTATTTTCATTGCAAACAATATTTCAAAAATCATTGACCCCATTCAAAGTAGATGTGCAACCTTCAAGTTTACAACAATTCCAGAAGAGGATCTTATCAAAAGACTAGAGGAGATTGCAAAAAATGAGAAAATCAAATTTGACAAAAAAGGTCTCAAAGCAATTTATGATTATTCTGAAGGAGATATGAGACATGCAATTAACCTAATGCAGGCAACTGCAAGCCTTGGTGGAATTACCGAAGAGCATGTAAAGGGATCAGCTGGGTTAACTAAAACCAGTGATGTCGATGAAGTTCTAAAAATTGCATTATCAGGTAAAATTGCAGAAGCAAGGGAGAGGATGATAGAACTAATCAAAGTATATGGAATGTCAGAATCTGATTTCCTAAAATATCTCAACTCAGCGGTGTTCAAATCAAAACATGAAAAATTATCAGATATTTTAGAGATTATTGCAAAATATGATTACAGAGTTCTAGTTGGAGCAAATTCTGAAATTCAGCTATCTGCAATGTTAGCAGAACTTGGAAAAATAGAAAATTAA
- a CDS encoding DNA replication complex GINS family protein, translated as MEIDKVEKVHSIGYRLKDAKFTVNRDFKFNVAGIKTEAIQGDTNNIPQWIGKILSDNNLGVLDSPDMITELKQALSKEKMVGEYQISTLDPHFYIKLRESMKELNRDDFDKVESMMLELFRMRRGKLVKMADSIKLNSDLYNKLTVEENIFYKTIYDNSKEFEKQITGGLNEHQTS; from the coding sequence ATGGAAATTGATAAAGTAGAAAAAGTGCATTCTATTGGATACCGCCTAAAGGATGCGAAATTTACAGTAAATCGGGATTTTAAATTCAATGTGGCAGGAATAAAAACTGAAGCAATTCAAGGTGACACTAACAACATTCCTCAATGGATAGGAAAGATTCTATCTGATAATAACTTGGGAGTATTAGATTCTCCAGACATGATTACCGAATTAAAACAAGCTCTATCAAAAGAAAAGATGGTTGGAGAATATCAAATATCTACACTTGATCCGCATTTTTACATAAAATTAAGAGAATCGATGAAAGAATTGAATCGCGATGATTTTGATAAAGTTGAAAGTATGATGCTTGAATTATTTAGAATGAGAAGAGGTAAATTAGTAAAGATGGCTGACTCTATCAAACTAAATTCAGATTTATACAATAAACTCACTGTTGAGGAAAATATCTTTTACAAAACTATCTATGATAACAGCAAAGAATTTGAAAAACAAATTACAGGGGGCTTAAATGAGCACCAAACAAGCTAG